A single region of the Paramicrobacterium fandaimingii genome encodes:
- the map gene encoding type I methionyl aminopeptidase — MIEILNPAEVARARETGALVADILQTLKSRSTAGTNLLDIDRWAMSLITEAGAQSCYVDYEPSFGRGPFGHYICTAVNDAVLHGLPHDYALANGDLLTLDLAVSLRGIASDAAISFIVGDSRPAESAAMIDATERALAAGIDAAGPGARIGDLSHAIGSVLSEAGFPINTEFGGHGIGTTMHQDPHVPNTGRPGRGFTLRPGLLLALEPWVMADTTELVMDDDGWTLRSATGCRTAHTEHTIAITDDGAEILTLPMSR, encoded by the coding sequence ATGATCGAGATCCTGAACCCTGCCGAGGTAGCTCGCGCGAGAGAGACGGGAGCGCTGGTCGCCGACATTCTGCAGACGCTGAAGAGCCGGAGCACTGCCGGCACAAACCTTCTTGACATCGACCGATGGGCCATGTCCCTGATTACTGAGGCCGGGGCGCAGTCGTGCTACGTCGACTATGAACCGTCGTTCGGCCGCGGGCCATTCGGCCACTACATCTGCACGGCTGTCAATGATGCCGTGCTGCACGGACTTCCTCACGACTATGCTCTCGCCAACGGCGACCTGCTGACCCTCGACCTGGCGGTCTCGCTGCGCGGCATCGCCTCAGACGCAGCGATCAGCTTCATCGTCGGCGACTCACGCCCGGCCGAGAGCGCCGCCATGATCGACGCAACAGAACGAGCACTTGCCGCGGGAATCGACGCCGCCGGGCCAGGCGCGCGCATCGGCGATCTCTCGCACGCGATCGGCTCCGTGCTCAGCGAAGCGGGGTTCCCCATCAACACCGAGTTTGGTGGGCACGGCATCGGCACGACAATGCATCAAGACCCCCATGTGCCGAACACCGGTCGCCCCGGTCGCGGATTCACGTTGCGCCCCGGACTGCTGCTCGCTCTGGAGCCGTGGGTGATGGCCGACACGACTGAGCTCGTCATGGACGACGACGGGTGGACACTGCGCAGCGCGACGGGCTGCCGCACAGCGCACACCGAGCACACGATCGCCATCACCGACGACGGCGCAGAGATTCTCACCCTGCCGATGAGTCGCTGA
- a CDS encoding FAD-dependent oxidoreductase produces MSIVPAGRSDAASDPLFSPLRIGNITVRNRLMQAAHSKLYAVEGHESQQEIDYFSRRAEGGTALFIAGNRFVHPSSAIRGFVDGWRTDIVDADRRLTDAVHTRGAKIFAQLNHHGAQAVPDGPDGPRPVFSASRMLSPATGAATVEATPDDLAAFVEGWALSAENAVRGGFDGVEVHMAHGYLLHQFLSPLYNRRTDEYGGTLENRVRFPLAALAAVRDRVGDDVAVGIRMVANEFDEQGLTQSECLEIIDHLREHVRIDYINLAGGEYHQVHYVFPSAAMPAAWLRDDVAAVKRRNADIPVFGVGAAATVDDARGVIGDGVADMVALTRAQIAEPDLAVKLRSSEPVTHCIRLNQGCLARTGNGLPMGCTVNPIVGRESTRSTPQRAQRERHVAVVGGGPAGLKAAVELRRNGHRVTLFEAEEHLGGQLRLAARVPGRDSIRLLVDDLTRDAAGVDVRLGVRADAKLLAAASDRFDDVIIATGSRPAAHERSVADAASLRLSELSELPGVVTAWQAVDQPELLRGPVLIVDHDGTPYSSGIALAVAAAAGDVRLITRFDTAFPFIRGSQDRDHLHRRLFRVPGTPGALPGDGAFAIDVSATLTDFDPDAARATIRDLHSGRVRSVAARTVVLATPREQVPFETADMPASIPLTVVGDARAPRSIDAAIFDAFEAAFAFGAVSDSSAG; encoded by the coding sequence ATGAGCATTGTTCCTGCAGGTCGCAGCGACGCGGCATCCGACCCGCTCTTCTCGCCCCTGCGCATCGGAAACATCACCGTGCGAAACCGGCTCATGCAGGCGGCGCACTCCAAGCTGTATGCCGTCGAGGGGCACGAGTCGCAGCAGGAAATCGACTACTTCTCGCGCCGCGCGGAGGGTGGCACGGCGCTCTTCATCGCGGGCAACCGGTTTGTACACCCGTCAAGCGCGATCCGCGGGTTCGTTGATGGCTGGCGCACCGACATCGTCGATGCAGACAGGCGATTGACGGATGCTGTTCACACACGCGGTGCGAAAATTTTTGCGCAGCTCAACCACCACGGTGCCCAAGCTGTGCCCGACGGTCCAGATGGCCCGCGCCCGGTGTTCAGCGCCAGCCGGATGCTGTCGCCGGCAACCGGCGCGGCAACCGTCGAAGCGACGCCCGATGACCTCGCCGCCTTCGTCGAGGGCTGGGCGCTCTCTGCCGAGAACGCCGTGCGCGGCGGCTTCGATGGCGTCGAGGTGCACATGGCGCACGGCTACCTGCTGCACCAGTTTCTCTCACCGCTCTACAATCGGCGCACAGACGAGTACGGCGGCACGCTCGAGAATCGAGTGCGATTTCCGCTGGCGGCGCTGGCCGCCGTGCGCGATCGCGTGGGCGACGACGTGGCGGTCGGCATCCGCATGGTCGCGAATGAATTTGACGAACAGGGGCTGACGCAGAGCGAGTGCCTCGAGATCATCGACCACCTCCGCGAGCACGTGCGCATTGACTACATCAATCTCGCCGGTGGTGAGTATCACCAGGTGCACTATGTGTTCCCCTCCGCAGCGATGCCCGCGGCATGGTTGCGTGATGACGTTGCCGCCGTCAAACGGCGCAACGCAGACATTCCCGTCTTCGGGGTCGGTGCGGCCGCCACCGTCGACGATGCACGCGGTGTCATCGGCGACGGCGTTGCCGATATGGTCGCCCTCACCCGCGCGCAGATCGCTGAGCCCGACCTTGCCGTCAAACTGCGTTCGAGCGAGCCCGTCACCCACTGCATCCGACTGAATCAAGGCTGCCTTGCGCGCACGGGCAACGGCCTTCCAATGGGTTGCACAGTCAACCCGATCGTCGGCCGTGAGTCCACCCGCAGCACGCCGCAACGTGCACAGCGCGAGCGGCACGTCGCCGTTGTTGGCGGCGGGCCGGCGGGCCTCAAGGCCGCTGTCGAGCTGCGACGCAACGGGCACAGGGTGACGCTTTTCGAAGCGGAAGAGCATCTGGGCGGGCAGCTTCGCCTTGCCGCTCGCGTGCCCGGTCGCGACAGCATCCGCCTGCTCGTTGACGACCTCACGCGCGATGCCGCTGGTGTCGACGTGCGGCTCGGGGTACGCGCCGATGCGAAGCTGCTCGCCGCGGCATCCGACCGGTTCGACGACGTGATCATTGCCACAGGATCGCGGCCGGCTGCACACGAAAGATCGGTGGCGGATGCCGCTTCTCTGCGACTTTCTGAGCTTTCTGAGCTGCCTGGCGTTGTGACCGCATGGCAGGCCGTTGACCAGCCGGAGCTCCTGCGGGGCCCTGTGCTGATCGTCGATCATGACGGAACTCCGTATTCCTCGGGAATCGCGCTCGCCGTCGCGGCGGCGGCCGGCGACGTGCGGCTCATCACCCGCTTCGACACGGCGTTTCCGTTCATCCGCGGCAGCCAAGACCGCGACCATCTGCACAGGCGGCTCTTCCGAGTGCCTGGAACGCCAGGCGCACTGCCGGGTGACGGCGCGTTCGCGATTGACGTATCGGCGACACTCACCGATTTCGACCCGGATGCTGCTCGCGCGACCATCCGCGACCTGCACTCGGGGCGGGTTCGCTCTGTTGCCGCGCGCACTGTCGTTCTGGCGACGCCGCGGGAGCAGGTTCCGTTCGAGACCGCCGACATGCCGGCATCCATTCCCCTCACCGTTGTCGGCGATGCCCGCGCGCCGCGCTCCATCGATGCCGCGATCTTCGACGCCTTCGAGGCAGCGTTCGCGTTCGGCGCTGTCAGCGACTCATCGGCAGGGTGA
- a CDS encoding GNAT family N-acetyltransferase translates to MSSREYTIRRTTEDDWCKVRDLRLEMIRDTPIGFAETLETALSHGEDDWRMNAQRGMAAHGIKLAAIDGSGRWVGTMGGFVPDHETTPVLVGVYVTPRHRGRGAGVTDGLLEAIEEWARTESNRLLLHVHEDNARARIAYERRGFVLTGHTVPYNLDPSRRELEMIKRL, encoded by the coding sequence GTGAGCTCCCGCGAGTATACGATCCGACGCACGACAGAAGACGATTGGTGCAAAGTTCGCGACCTTCGGTTGGAGATGATTCGCGACACCCCGATTGGGTTCGCCGAGACACTCGAGACTGCCCTCAGCCACGGTGAGGACGATTGGCGCATGAACGCGCAACGCGGCATGGCCGCGCACGGCATCAAGCTCGCTGCCATTGACGGTTCCGGCCGCTGGGTTGGCACCATGGGCGGGTTCGTGCCCGATCACGAGACGACGCCGGTTCTTGTCGGCGTGTATGTGACTCCCCGTCACCGCGGCCGAGGAGCAGGAGTCACAGACGGCCTGCTTGAAGCGATCGAGGAGTGGGCGCGCACCGAGAGCAACCGCCTGCTGCTTCACGTGCACGAAGACAACGCGCGGGCGCGCATCGCCTATGAGCGCCGGGGCTTCGTGCTGACCGGACACACCGTGCCGTACAACCTCGACCCCAGCAGACGTGAGCTCGAGATGATCAAGCGGCTGTGA
- a CDS encoding glycoside hydrolase family 13 protein, whose protein sequence is MTDVLDSSPNPDTRDNDEDAGATWWRQAAVYQIYPRSFADANGDGIGDLAGITSRVPYLKRLGINAVWLSPFYPSALADGGYDVDDYRDVDPKIGTLDDFDEMIAALHEANIKLIADIVPNHSSDRHVWFQQALAAGKGSPERARYIFRDGLGANGEIPPSDWVSMFGGPAWTRARDGQWYLHLFATEQPDFNWKNPEVHEDFLTTLRFWSDRGVDGFRVDVAHGCAKELPDVLPTQAELDATPTTDGQHPLWDRDEVHDIYAEWRQVLDEYDPPRIAVAEAWVASAERRARYASPKELGQAFNFDLLEADFDAGAFLEIVSTNLAEAKIAGSSTTWVFSNHDVVRHATRYGLPPRGGSDVKQGAEWLLSGGTTPELDVATGLRRARAASLFMLGLPGSAYLYQGEELGLGEVADIPADQHQDPAYFRNPGVDPGRDGCRVPLPWTVDGPSFGFGPARAHLPQPEWFSALSVEAEDDDPASTLTLYRTALTLRNQLQTTEALDWLGSDARSVLHFRRPNGWEVVTNFGTEPIAMPAGEVLVSSGPLSEGTLPGETTVWLKA, encoded by the coding sequence ATGACCGATGTGCTCGACAGTAGCCCGAACCCCGACACTCGTGACAATGACGAGGATGCCGGTGCCACCTGGTGGCGCCAGGCTGCCGTCTACCAGATCTACCCTCGCAGCTTCGCCGATGCGAATGGTGACGGCATTGGCGACCTTGCTGGCATCACTAGCCGAGTTCCCTACCTCAAGCGGCTCGGCATCAACGCCGTCTGGCTCAGCCCGTTCTACCCGTCGGCGCTCGCTGATGGCGGATACGACGTCGATGACTACCGCGATGTCGACCCGAAGATCGGAACGCTCGACGATTTCGACGAGATGATCGCTGCGTTGCACGAGGCGAACATCAAGCTCATCGCCGACATTGTGCCGAACCACAGCTCTGATCGGCACGTGTGGTTTCAGCAGGCGCTCGCCGCAGGCAAAGGGTCGCCGGAGCGCGCGCGCTACATCTTTCGTGACGGGCTCGGCGCGAACGGCGAGATTCCGCCCTCCGACTGGGTGTCGATGTTCGGCGGACCCGCGTGGACGCGGGCCCGCGATGGCCAGTGGTACCTGCACCTCTTCGCGACAGAGCAGCCCGACTTCAACTGGAAGAACCCGGAGGTGCACGAGGATTTTCTGACGACCCTGCGCTTCTGGAGTGACCGCGGCGTCGATGGGTTTCGCGTTGACGTCGCCCACGGCTGTGCAAAAGAGCTTCCCGATGTGCTGCCCACGCAGGCAGAGCTCGATGCGACCCCCACCACAGACGGCCAGCACCCGCTGTGGGATCGCGACGAGGTGCACGACATCTACGCCGAGTGGCGTCAGGTGCTCGACGAGTACGATCCGCCGCGCATCGCCGTCGCGGAGGCCTGGGTCGCCTCGGCTGAGCGCCGTGCACGCTATGCGAGCCCGAAGGAGCTCGGCCAAGCGTTCAACTTCGACCTGCTCGAAGCCGACTTCGATGCCGGAGCGTTTCTCGAGATCGTGAGCACCAACCTCGCCGAGGCGAAGATCGCGGGGTCGTCGACGACCTGGGTGTTCTCGAACCACGATGTCGTGCGCCACGCCACGCGCTATGGCCTTCCGCCGCGGGGAGGCAGTGACGTCAAACAGGGTGCCGAGTGGCTGCTCTCGGGCGGAACGACGCCCGAGCTCGACGTCGCGACCGGGCTGCGCCGCGCTCGCGCGGCATCCCTCTTCATGCTCGGCCTGCCTGGCTCTGCCTACCTCTACCAGGGCGAGGAGCTCGGTCTCGGAGAGGTCGCCGACATTCCAGCGGATCAGCACCAGGACCCGGCGTATTTTCGCAACCCCGGGGTTGATCCCGGTCGTGACGGATGCCGCGTGCCGCTGCCGTGGACGGTCGACGGGCCGTCTTTCGGATTCGGTCCGGCCCGTGCGCACTTGCCGCAGCCGGAGTGGTTCAGCGCGCTGTCTGTTGAGGCCGAGGACGACGACCCGGCATCGACGCTCACCCTGTACCGCACGGCGCTCACCCTGCGCAATCAGCTGCAGACGACCGAGGCACTTGACTGGCTGGGGTCTGATGCTCGCAGCGTGCTGCACTTTCGGCGCCCGAACGGCTGGGAGGTCGTGACAAACTTCGGCACCGAACCGATTGCGATGCCGGCTGGCGAGGTGCTTGTGTCGAGCGGCCCGCTCAGCGAGGGGACGTTGCCCGGTGAGACGACGGTGTGGCTGAAAGCCTGA
- a CDS encoding 4a-hydroxytetrahydrobiopterin dehydratase — MVDRISAEEFIEAPGVADWEADEAHVTATFATGTFSSGVSFVDEIGALADAAEHHPDVELTYPAVTVTLTTHEVDGLSERDVELARQISQVAHDSGIHAT, encoded by the coding sequence ATGGTCGATCGAATCAGCGCAGAAGAGTTCATAGAGGCTCCCGGCGTAGCCGACTGGGAAGCAGACGAGGCGCATGTCACCGCCACGTTCGCGACAGGCACATTCTCAAGCGGAGTCTCGTTCGTCGATGAGATCGGGGCGCTTGCGGATGCCGCCGAGCATCACCCCGACGTGGAGCTCACCTATCCCGCGGTCACCGTCACACTCACCACTCATGAGGTCGACGGCTTGTCGGAACGCGACGTCGAGCTGGCGCGCCAGATCTCACAGGTTGCGCACGACAGCGGCATCCATGCCACGTGA
- a CDS encoding META domain-containing protein, whose translation MPRDRAVPVIARRQARMLAAAAALALCLTGCSSGEESFSGAWGSTDSGQPNLTIDDDSSFSGTDGCNRLNGQGTISGETFTFGHFVSTMKACEGVDTWLSKAATAKVVDGDLVVYGENDEKIGTLAGD comes from the coding sequence ATGCCACGTGACCGCGCTGTGCCGGTGATTGCACGACGACAGGCACGGATGCTGGCGGCCGCCGCCGCGCTTGCGCTCTGCCTGACCGGGTGTTCGTCTGGCGAAGAGTCGTTTTCCGGCGCGTGGGGAAGCACCGATTCCGGCCAGCCGAACCTCACGATCGACGACGACAGTTCGTTTTCGGGCACCGACGGGTGCAATCGTCTCAACGGTCAGGGCACCATCTCGGGCGAGACGTTCACGTTTGGCCACTTCGTGTCGACGATGAAGGCCTGCGAGGGCGTCGACACGTGGCTCTCGAAGGCGGCAACCGCGAAAGTCGTTGACGGCGATCTCGTCGTCTACGGCGAGAACGACGAGAAGATCGGCACCCTCGCCGGCGACTGA
- a CDS encoding TM0106 family RecB-like putative nuclease — translation MFLLRERADAGTDDPHVVTSASDLTQASACEWAFLRRLDAKLGRIPAIVEERDAMNKRTSALGDEHEARVLQQYRDDFGDGVVEIARPTSMSAEHLQDAADATLRAFEAAADVVFQATFWDGSFVGFADFIVRQPDGSYEVQDTKLARSPKITALLQLAAYGEKIAALGIAVSPVARLILGDGTQSEHRLADIAPVYRRRVARLHGIIAERLAAPEPLAWGDARYTACGRCDQCEQAVQLHRDVLLVGGLSTRQRARLIAAGIDTIDALAAASGPVSDMTEATFANLREQARLQLESERPTDAADSAGAIPGAPAVRVFAPEALAAIPEPDAGDIFFDFEGDPLYSEARSDGTAEWGLDYLFGLIEPDGTFLAFWAHSFAEEREALRDFLDYVRRRRVQHPNMHIYHYASYERTHLLSLAARHGVGESYIDELLRAHVLVDLYPIVRHSVRVGSRSYSIKKLEPLYMGDEHREGDVTNAGDSITEYAELSELRVAGEAGDPDAAAEAQRMLDSIADYNEYDCLSTLRLRDWLLGFARDAEVRPLSAAERDPLDIEPSALHDALKEFGGDALDPERTADQRALAIAAAAIDYHRREQKSFWWAHFSRLVEPLDDWADTRDCFVIDRATLDREWHREGKQRSDRRHIVVRGSWAPGSTVKAGAKPYALYEHPGPWFDDRGDPGARVAKAVTILEVFDDGRMLLEETLGKDIDRYDAMPVALTPESPPRPGTQVDAIEWWGQNIVDSLGGAGRSPDSDVSEIAAALPREPVLDLLRRVPPHTQRGALPRTGDNLADVTAAVLDLDDSYLAVQGPPGTGKTYLASHLIAELVRTHKWKIGVVSQSHAVVENVLDRVVTSAGLDASLVGKALKQGDDADHAFTAIDKKQYLTFGLDHAESGYVIGGTAWTFSNPAYVGRRDLDLLVVDEAGQYSLGSTIAASVAARNLVLLGDPQQLPQVSQGTHPEPVDESALGWVSAGHDVLPEELGYFLAESRRMREEVTAVVSDLSYEGELSSHTCAADRQLQNRSPGLHIDAVDHTGNATSSPEEAARVVEIVRDYLGGRWTDPDSGRDGEPLTEHDIIVVSPYNAQVGVVREALDAAGHSAVRVGTVDKFQGQEAVIAIVSLAASDPTEVPRGMGFLLMKNRLNVSISRAQWAAHLVFSPSLIDYLPHTPEELAQLSAFIRLVDGR, via the coding sequence ATGTTTCTGCTGCGTGAGAGGGCGGATGCCGGCACAGACGATCCGCACGTCGTGACGAGCGCCAGCGATCTCACCCAGGCGTCCGCCTGCGAGTGGGCGTTTCTGCGGAGGCTTGATGCGAAGCTCGGGCGCATCCCCGCAATCGTCGAGGAGCGCGACGCGATGAACAAGCGCACATCGGCTCTCGGCGACGAGCACGAGGCGCGGGTGCTTCAACAGTATCGAGACGACTTCGGTGACGGCGTCGTCGAGATCGCCCGACCAACGTCGATGTCGGCCGAACACCTTCAGGATGCCGCTGACGCGACGCTCCGCGCCTTCGAGGCAGCTGCCGACGTGGTGTTTCAGGCGACATTCTGGGACGGCTCGTTCGTCGGGTTCGCCGACTTCATTGTGCGTCAGCCCGACGGCAGCTACGAGGTGCAAGACACAAAACTCGCCCGGTCGCCCAAGATCACGGCGCTGCTGCAGCTTGCGGCATACGGCGAGAAGATCGCGGCGCTCGGCATCGCGGTGAGCCCTGTCGCCCGGCTCATCTTGGGCGACGGCACCCAGAGCGAGCATCGTCTCGCCGATATCGCTCCGGTATACCGGCGGCGTGTGGCAAGGCTGCACGGCATCATCGCCGAGCGCCTCGCAGCGCCGGAGCCCCTGGCATGGGGCGACGCACGCTATACGGCGTGCGGTCGTTGCGATCAGTGTGAGCAGGCCGTGCAGCTGCACCGCGACGTGCTGCTCGTCGGCGGTCTCAGCACGCGGCAACGGGCGCGGCTCATCGCGGCGGGCATCGACACGATCGACGCGCTCGCCGCGGCATCCGGCCCGGTCTCCGACATGACAGAGGCGACGTTCGCGAATCTGCGAGAGCAGGCGAGGCTGCAACTCGAGAGCGAGCGCCCCACCGACGCGGCGGACTCCGCTGGGGCCATACCTGGCGCCCCCGCCGTTCGCGTGTTCGCGCCCGAGGCACTTGCCGCCATTCCCGAACCCGACGCCGGCGACATCTTCTTCGATTTCGAGGGCGATCCGCTTTACAGCGAAGCACGTTCTGACGGCACGGCGGAGTGGGGCCTCGATTATCTGTTCGGGCTCATCGAACCCGATGGCACGTTTCTGGCGTTCTGGGCGCATAGCTTCGCCGAGGAGCGCGAAGCGTTGCGGGACTTTCTCGACTACGTGCGACGTCGGCGGGTGCAGCATCCGAATATGCACATCTACCATTACGCGTCGTACGAGCGGACGCATCTGCTGTCGCTCGCCGCGCGGCACGGAGTAGGGGAGTCATATATCGACGAACTGTTGCGTGCGCACGTGCTCGTCGATCTGTACCCGATCGTGCGCCACAGTGTGCGCGTCGGCTCGCGGTCGTACTCCATCAAGAAGCTCGAGCCCCTCTATATGGGAGACGAGCACCGCGAGGGCGATGTCACGAACGCGGGCGATTCGATCACCGAGTACGCCGAGCTCAGCGAGCTGCGTGTCGCCGGAGAAGCAGGGGATCCGGATGCCGCCGCTGAAGCGCAGCGGATGCTCGACTCGATTGCCGATTACAACGAATACGACTGTCTGTCGACGCTGCGCCTGCGTGACTGGCTGCTCGGCTTCGCTCGCGACGCCGAGGTAAGGCCGCTCTCGGCGGCGGAACGCGACCCGCTCGACATCGAGCCTTCTGCATTGCATGACGCGCTCAAAGAGTTTGGGGGCGACGCTCTCGACCCCGAACGCACGGCAGACCAGCGCGCTCTGGCCATCGCCGCGGCGGCCATCGACTACCACCGACGTGAGCAGAAGAGCTTCTGGTGGGCGCACTTCTCTCGGCTCGTCGAGCCGCTCGATGATTGGGCCGACACGCGAGACTGCTTCGTCATCGATCGGGCGACGCTCGACCGCGAGTGGCATCGAGAAGGCAAGCAGCGCAGCGATCGCCGACACATTGTCGTGCGCGGGTCATGGGCGCCAGGAAGCACCGTGAAAGCCGGCGCGAAGCCGTATGCCCTCTACGAGCATCCGGGCCCGTGGTTTGACGATCGAGGCGATCCGGGGGCGCGTGTTGCCAAGGCGGTGACGATTCTCGAGGTGTTCGATGATGGCCGGATGCTTCTCGAAGAGACCCTCGGCAAAGATATCGACCGCTACGACGCCATGCCCGTTGCGCTCACTCCCGAGAGTCCACCACGACCGGGAACGCAGGTCGACGCCATTGAATGGTGGGGTCAGAACATCGTCGATTCACTCGGCGGCGCTGGCAGGTCACCGGATTCCGATGTGAGCGAGATCGCTGCGGCGCTGCCGCGGGAACCTGTTCTCGATCTGCTGCGCCGCGTGCCGCCGCATACCCAAAGGGGTGCGCTGCCGCGAACCGGAGACAACCTCGCCGATGTGACGGCGGCAGTGCTCGATCTCGACGACTCGTATCTCGCCGTGCAGGGCCCTCCCGGAACAGGCAAGACCTACCTTGCTTCGCATCTGATCGCCGAGCTCGTGCGGACGCACAAATGGAAGATCGGCGTCGTCTCGCAATCGCACGCCGTTGTCGAGAACGTGCTTGATCGCGTGGTGACGAGCGCGGGGCTCGACGCGTCGCTTGTCGGCAAGGCGCTCAAACAGGGCGACGATGCCGATCACGCATTCACGGCGATCGACAAAAAGCAGTACCTGACGTTCGGCCTCGACCACGCAGAGAGCGGCTACGTCATCGGGGGCACTGCATGGACGTTCAGCAACCCCGCATACGTCGGGCGGCGCGACCTTGACCTGCTGGTCGTTGACGAAGCGGGGCAGTACTCGCTCGGTTCGACGATCGCGGCGAGCGTCGCGGCGCGCAACCTCGTTCTGCTCGGTGACCCGCAGCAGCTTCCGCAAGTGAGTCAGGGAACGCATCCTGAACCCGTCGACGAATCGGCGCTCGGCTGGGTGAGTGCAGGGCACGATGTGCTGCCTGAAGAACTCGGCTACTTTCTCGCCGAGAGTCGCCGCATGCGTGAGGAGGTGACGGCCGTTGTCTCTGACCTCTCGTACGAGGGAGAGCTGAGCTCGCACACGTGCGCGGCTGACCGCCAGCTGCAGAACCGTTCACCTGGGCTGCACATCGATGCCGTTGACCACACGGGCAACGCGACGTCCTCTCCCGAAGAGGCGGCACGTGTCGTCGAGATTGTTCGCGACTACCTCGGGGGCAGGTGGACCGACCCCGACAGCGGGCGCGACGGCGAGCCGCTGACCGAGCACGACATCATCGTCGTCTCACCGTACAACGCGCAGGTCGGGGTCGTTCGCGAGGCCCTCGATGCTGCAGGCCACTCGGCCGTTCGGGTTGGAACCGTCGACAAGTTTCAGGGGCAGGAGGCCGTGATCGCGATCGTGAGCCTCGCGGCATCCGACCCCACCGAGGTGCCCCGGGGCATGGGCTTTCTGCTGATGAAGAACCGGCTCAACGTGTCAATCTCGCGTGCGCAGTGGGCTGCGCACCTCGTGTTTTCGCCGTCGCTCATCGACTACCTTCCGCACACGCCAGAGGAGCTGGCGCAGCTGAGCGCGTTCATCAGGCTCGTTGACGGTCGCTGA
- a CDS encoding ABC transporter ATP-binding protein encodes MTAISTRDLAKVYKDVRAVDGVTIDLEPDRIYGLLGRNGAGKTTLMQLLTGQIFATAGSMTVLGENPVENAEVLSQTCFIQESQKYPDTFKAGNVLMVAASVYPNWDAAFAARLVDEFRLPTKRLVKKLSRGQLSAIGIIIGLASRAPLTFFDEPYLGLDAVARQLFYDRLLEDFAEHPRTVVLSTHHIDEAANLLEHVVVLDDGQVLLDEDTEELRGRAIQVSGRADAIDAFAEHREEIARERMGGLATVTLIAHEGDRDAAQQADLAVASVSLQNLIVHLTTGIERSAVSA; translated from the coding sequence ATGACCGCGATTTCCACACGCGATCTTGCCAAGGTCTATAAGGATGTTCGCGCCGTCGACGGTGTCACCATCGACCTCGAACCGGACCGCATCTATGGACTGCTCGGCAGAAACGGTGCAGGCAAGACCACGCTGATGCAACTGCTCACCGGCCAGATCTTCGCTACGGCCGGTTCGATGACGGTGCTCGGGGAGAACCCCGTCGAGAACGCCGAGGTTCTCTCGCAGACCTGCTTTATTCAGGAGAGCCAGAAATACCCCGACACCTTCAAAGCCGGAAACGTGCTCATGGTGGCGGCATCCGTCTACCCGAATTGGGATGCCGCTTTTGCCGCGCGCCTTGTCGATGAGTTTCGGCTGCCAACGAAGCGTCTCGTCAAAAAGCTCTCACGTGGTCAGCTCAGCGCTATCGGCATCATCATCGGGCTCGCATCGCGTGCGCCACTGACATTCTTCGACGAGCCGTATTTGGGCTTGGATGCCGTGGCGCGACAGCTCTTCTATGACAGGCTGCTTGAAGACTTCGCGGAGCACCCGCGCACAGTAGTGCTCTCGACGCATCACATCGACGAGGCTGCGAATCTGCTCGAGCATGTGGTCGTTCTCGACGATGGACAGGTGCTGCTCGACGAAGACACCGAGGAGCTTCGCGGCCGCGCAATCCAGGTCTCGGGTCGTGCCGATGCGATTGACGCGTTCGCCGAACATCGAGAAGAGATTGCTCGTGAGCGAATGGGCGGTCTGGCAACGGTCACGCTCATCGCGCATGAGGGCGATCGGGATGCCGCCCAGCAGGCGGATCTCGCGGTGGCTTCTGTCTCGCTCCAAAACCTCATCGTCCATCTGACCACGGGCATAGAACGCTCCGCGGTCTCCGCTTGA
- a CDS encoding GntR family transcriptional regulator, whose protein sequence is MLDEGRPLFVQIAEQIENDILDGTYPEETAVPSTNALAAFLRINPATAGKGLNRLVDTGILYKRRGIGMFVASGAKRQLMESRKTSFAMEYVAPLVHEASKLGLSTDDLIALITKEAQS, encoded by the coding sequence ATGCTTGATGAAGGTCGCCCGCTGTTCGTTCAGATCGCAGAGCAGATCGAGAACGACATTCTCGATGGCACGTACCCGGAAGAAACCGCGGTGCCCTCGACAAACGCGCTTGCGGCATTTCTACGCATCAACCCCGCAACGGCGGGCAAAGGGCTCAACAGACTCGTTGACACAGGAATTCTCTACAAGAGGAGGGGAATCGGCATGTTCGTCGCCAGTGGGGCCAAACGTCAGCTCATGGAATCACGAAAGACGTCCTTCGCAATGGAGTATGTCGCCCCTCTCGTGCATGAGGCTTCGAAGCTGGGGCTCAGCACAGACGATCTCATCGCATTGATCACGAAAGAGGCACAATCATGA